In Ictalurus punctatus breed USDA103 chromosome 3, Coco_2.0, whole genome shotgun sequence, the following are encoded in one genomic region:
- the tbxtb gene encoding T-box transcription factor T yields MASSGSECSGKAVQYRVDHLLSAVENELQAGSEKGDPTERELKVSLDEVELWQKFRELTNEMIVTKNGRRMFPVLKVSVSGLDPSAMYSFLLDFSAADSHRWKYVNGEWVAGGRPEPRTSSCVYMHPDSPNFGAHWMKAPVSFSRVKLTNKLNGGGQIMLNSLHKYEPRIHIVRVGGPHRMITSHSFPETQFIAVTAYQNEEITALKIKYNPFAKAFLDAKERSDHKEIMDEVSENQQSGYTQLSGWFLPGSGSLCPPANSHPQFGGALPLPSSHGCERYPTLRSHRSSPYPSPYPHRTTSPTGYSENTSACLSMLPAHENWPSQQMSSHSSMVPMGQHSPPNSNSSQYTSLWTVGNAPLTPVSQTSGMSSSLGSQYLRGSASHYASLSHPATVPNPGSPLYDCTPATEVHNVSPYDSTTHVRLATAWTPITPPSL; encoded by the exons ATGGCTTCGAGTGGCAGTGAGTGCTCAGGAAAAGCCGTCCAGTACCGGGTGGACCATCTGCTGAGCGCCGTGGAGAACGAGCTGCAGGCCGGGAGCGAGAAAGGCGACCCAACCGAGAGGGAGCTGAAAGTGAGCCTGGATGAGGTCGAGCTGTGGCAGAAGTTTCGCGAGCTCACCAATGAGATGATTGTAACCAAGAACGGCAG GCGCATGTTCCCCGTGCTGAAAGTGAGTGTGTCCGGTCTGGACCCGAGCGCCATGTACTCGTTCCTGCTGGACTTCTCGGCGGCGGACTCGCACCGCTGGAAGTATGTGAACGGGGAGTGGGTGGCGGGAGGCAGACCCGAGCCGCGCACCTCCAGCTGTGTGTACATGCACCCCGACTCCCCAAACTTCGGAGCGCACTGGATGAAAGCTCCAGTGTCCTTCAGCAGAGTCAAACTCACCAACAAACTCAACGGGGGAGGACAG ATCATGCTGAACTCCTTACACAAATATGAGCCGCGCATCCACATAGTACGTGTCGGAGGGCCACACAGAATGATAACCAGCCATTCCTTCCCTGAAACCCAGTTCATAGCAGTCACTGCATACCAGAATGAGGAA ATCACTGCACTCAAAATCAAATACAACCCCTTCGCCAAAGCTTTCCTCGATGCCAAAGAAAG AAGTGATCATAAGGAAATAATGGATGAAGTCAGTGAGAACCAACAGTCTGGCTATACGCAAT TGAGTGGCTGGTTTCTGCCAGGAAGCGGATCCCTCTGTCCTCCTGCGAACTCTCACCCTCAGTTTGGTGGCGCTCTGCCCCTGCCGTCCTCTCACGGTTGTGAACGTTACCCCACATTGAGAAGTCATCGCTCCTCACCTTACCCCAGCCCGTACCCTCACCGAACAACCTCCCCCA CTGGTTATTCCGAAAACACTTCAGCTTGTTTGTCTATGCTGCCTGCCCATGAGAACTGGCCCAGTCAACAGATGTCCTCTCACTCCAGCATGGTCCCAATGGgccaacactctccccccaacTCCAACTCCAG TCAGTACACCAGTTTGTGGACTGTAGGAAACGCCCCGCTGACTCCAGTGTCGCAGACAAGTGGAATGTCGAGCAGCCTGGGTTCCCAGTACCTCCGTGGCTCTGCGAGTCATTATGCCAGCCTGTCTCACCCAGCTACGGTGCCCAATCCTGGATCTCCGCTGTATGACTGTACACCTGCCACAGAGGTGCACAACGTATCTCCTTACGACAGCACCACCCATGTGCGGCTGGCCACGGCCTGGACACCCATCACACCTCCTTCCTTATAG